The genomic region aagagttaTGTATTccatgttattaattatattcaaatagGTATCAGTAGCAGTAATAATTCTTGATCTCATACATTTGTTGCTACAATTATCTTTGTAAGTATGTAAACCACGAACATACATATTTgagtataattaacaatatacagAATCAacgctttttatttcaacattagCTACCCGAACACCAGCACTCTTTCCCTAAGGAAAGCTTGTTACCTTTCccattatcatcatcatcatcatcatcatcatcatcatcatgtCCTGCCGATTTTCGCGAGATTTTTTCTTGACATTCAGTTCCTCATTCGAAAGAAATACAATTCCTTCGTAGCCCTGTAATAGAGAACTTGTATTCGAGAGTTATTCTGCTCATTGTACTCCAAGAAGAGAATTAATGACTAAACTTTTCACGCTGCTTATTCTTTTGACCATGTTCTTCCTATCTTTCTTCTGAGACTTTCAATTCCCGAGAGGACTGGCTAGCTTAGACCATGTACTGCAACGGTTCGGAACACAATGGAATGTTAGTTATAtgaattaagaaattcaattagTCATAACACTGTTCAATGAATTTCTAATATCCAAAAGAagttaaatatatgaataggGTCAAAACTTTTTGAACAGCATTATTAGTTgagagaaaaggaaatgaTCCTATTCTGTTTACAGAAAGAATGCTGATATATGTGTAGCTATTCCTACTTAATCTATTTAAAGGTAGAAACTTTTATTCCTGATTGACATCTTACTATGTACACCGTacccaaaataatttgttcaatgATAATAATCAATCTAGAATTTATCCTTTGGACTGCTTGCTCTAGAACTAGATTTACTCTGACCTTAAATTTTTGGAATCCTCTGCCAtgtaaatccataaaatcccATTACCCTGTCGGACCATGGAAAAGCAAGAAGGCATTGTGTTGACTGTATATATTCATACTCAATTACCTGTGGGCAAAAATACTGCCCATTATGGATAGAGATTGATACTTCTACATACTCACTAATGAGAATATCATTAATCACATATACCACTctattaatttccataaacAATCAAGACTGTGTTTCCTATCAATATATTAGTCAACCAACAAATTTGTGAACAGCTAGTATGTTATATGCAGCATAGTACCAAAagataatagataattttgCTAATCTATGAAATGAGCACAGAACCATATATTTCACAAATCCTGGAAGGTTTTCATGTAGGCATAAGTAAAACTTACATgatatattcttaataatatactagaatactatatacatactaAAAGtggttttgttatttatgaaggtaaattttaattttatcattaaaacTTATACTGCTTACAAAAGTTTTATTCTGTATTGTttggaatttataatacattaattaatagtaaaaaccataaattaatttttattattaccaaatGAAACAAATAGTAGAACTTTGATTCTGTTGTCAATgcattaaaagtataaaaaaaagtatacatGGTGAGTCATACCTGCCATTGTAACAGCTGTATTTTCATTGTCAATTGCATCTTCTATTGCAGATTTATTTGCTGCCTTACATACTTTCAAGTGTTTATTTATCCGACTTTGAGCTTTATGATCCCGTAATGCtaacaaattctaaatttaaaaaattataataagaataacaaaattctataCTTGAACAGAAAATGGATTTATGCAAAACATAACAGGCCTAAATTATACAGTacctcttttttctttttctcctcttgaacttttcgtttctcttcttcttctttgcgagctaaaaattttttgatattgtCTGAGAGAGCCCTAGCCTGTTTAGTTGGCTTTTTCGGAGGTGCAAATTTTGTCTGATAACACGCGCCCGACTAAAAAGGTATAAAAACGGGGTCAGTATAAAATATCAGATTTCTAAAGCATGTGGAAAACTTCAAATAAGAACGATATAAGTATGTCAACAAAATTACCTGTTTGGCATTCTCATTTTTCTGTGCCACACTCAACAAAGTGCCAAAATCCATTTTGACGAACCGACGAGAAATACagtaaatgtaaatatcaCGATGTGCTTCTTAAATTCATATATTGGCTTCACATTTTATAGTTCAATGTCAGCTGTTTGAGAACGTGTCGTTAATCATTCGTGAGCTTTCaacatcaaatatttaacaattatatttatatcgaaaatatcacataaatatttcttcaaacaTTTGCTACAAAAGTAGGTCTTTGAATGGACAAGAAAAGTCAAGATGAGCAGCAGCACAATATCGCCGCCTCATCGCGACCGATCTGTATCTCTTCTTTCCGAGCGTTTCTATCCCCACTATTTTAATGCGCATCCAGCTCCACGCAGTTGAGCTACGTATGAATGTTAACATGGACGATCGGATAGAACTGCATTGGTGGTCGATGCGGCTCTCTGGTTGTTCGCCACTTCCTCTCTTCGTCTAAAACTGCGAGGGCAGCACTGCTAAGCTGTGAAGcgtcaaccaatcagagaCAAGTAGTTTCTGTGCCCACTTTCTAATTTCTGAACATTTTGACCCCGACAATGCTTAGTATGCAAAAGCATTACCTTATAGCGAAATGCCAAGTGTGAAATTTTAGTACGCGGTATCTTCGATAGATAGCAGTGTGTCGTTTCAAAGGAACGTCAGTACGTTTAATATTGTGGGGACACTTTCATTTAAATCTTCAAGACAAAATTACAATTGGGCACATCAgaaattataactttatatgacgaagttttatatattagatttttttattgaaactataaaatataaagttcatttatttagtaacattaaattttgtctTTATTACCTTGACATTTTACCTATTGCACAATACTTGTAATTGATCAtctattatatgataataataataaatgtttcaatattagaTGTCTATCTGAATCTAAATTACCAATacatgttttaaataattctgagaTGTTGAATAgactattaatattaccatATAGCgcaagtataaaaatgtatcgcCATATTACAGGTTCTATATCAGTGCTGAAATgaagtaacaataaaaataaattacgtacTTTACTCCAATCTCGTTTATGAACATGagattttaattctaaaagaaTCGTATGCTTTGAAAAACCTATGACATGTTGTTTCTCCCGTGTGTTATATTGATGTAAGACTTTACAatgtgaattaatttttcttaacttCTCTTCTTCATTCAACTCTGGTTGCCACTTCTCTttgctctttttatttattcgaagaaattcaATCGCTtgattcttaaaataaattgaatgccGTGTAAACACGTTTAACGAATAACGTAATTAGAACTTATGTTACATAccactttatttttactaattttcctCATCTTTCGAagatttctgaaatttttattgtaccaCTACCAAATTTGGACTCAACAAActaattatagtttattttcctagaaaaattctaaattattatttgacaaaATCAAGACTTATTTTCATATCGTTACTAACCTCAAAATTGAATGCGTGGATATAAagatattctaaaatatattacttatagGATCGATTCATATGTATGActtttttcatgaaattgcAGCATGAATTGTATGATAAATCCCTTAATATCGTAAATTCTTTTCACgagtgtaaataattatcgtcTAAAAACCTTAAAAGGGTATACAAAGTCCGGAGAAAACACTTATATCTCAGAAGCAAAACTCCCGCGTTTTCTCAGAACCATAGAATTACGATAGACATGCCTAGGGAAGATTTGCGAAATTGACAccagaaaattgtaattatcattcgtaaattcgtttgcaaatGTGATCGATAATTTAACGAAGCGAAAAGTACAAATCGAATATCGTGCCGCGTGTTTCAAATGGAACGCTGTAAATACAGATGCGCAAAAAGAGTGAGACCACAAGCACGGTAAAATGAGAGAAGTTACATTGATTGTCGGTGTGACTGGTTTTGCTTGTTGTCTGGTGTCCTGCTGTTTTGCTCACTCGCTGTTTCCTACCTTTCTCATTGACTATGAAGGCAGCACTATTGAGCTGTAAATCGTCGGCCAATCGGAGCACAGCAATTTGCTTCATTCTCTTAATACAAGAGCCTCGTTGTCCCCGGATAtggttttttaattaagagGGTACTGAATGTACTAATTGTAAAACATTGTAGCTATATTATAGAAACACAATTATTGTACATTTGCGCACTAGAATTTGGCCTTGCAAATGTTAAAGTTTTCATTCTGTAAGACCATATTTGCCGTCAAAATTCAAGATTGAGAACACgaatgtacatattataccGATTTGCATTACGttgcattaaaatttcgaTTCTGTGTTTGAGCcgaatttcacatttttattagtcTGCGATTGGAACGTGTCACGTTCGATTCGACCTATTGCACTCTGAatctacataaataaaaatatgacatTTACGTGAAAGTTGCTGAGTTAATAttcgaaagtatttaaaaagaacTATTAATATGTGtactacaattaaaaataaggtaatttcagatttccagcaTTTGCGTATGTACCAAAACAAAAAAGATATGTGTGTAATGAgattttcgatgaaattacTTCTAACTTTCTCTTTAACACaatgatttaattacatattattttaaaggaaGATGATACGTGCAAAGATGTACTGAAAATGTCAAGAAAAGTATCACTGGATTGTTTGAAATGGATCTTTGTGCAGGTGCATATGATATTCGATTTTTTAGTGGATATACTTTTTGgattttattatgataataaatcaCGAAAAGTGCCACcggtaaaaaatgatttactgTTGCTAAGCGCTACAGAATTAGCTGATAGAATCAGGTATCTAATGAAACTCTGTATCTTAATCTAATTAGTGGAAAAGTTAATGAAACTacagtttatataatattactttagAACAAAAAAAGTGACATCCTTGGAAGTTGTCACAGCATTTATAGAAAGAGCAAAAGAAGTCAACGGATTAATAAATGCTGTTGTGGAAAACAGATATTCTGATGCGTTAGAAGAGGCTAAAGAAGTAGATAAACGGTTAGAGAAATCTCAGAATGttgatgaaataaagaaagagacaCCTTTCTTAGGTGTTCCATTTACTACAAAAGAAAGCAATGAAGCCAaaggtaattttattatttattaattttatattatgtatctAATATTACAAGAATATCTTTCATTGgattatagattatttttagtataatgtGTGATAATTGTAGTATGCTCCATATAATTTAGGTATGCTTCATACAATGGGTTTAACAACTAGACGTGATTATCGCTCCCCAGAAGATGCAACAGTAGTAAACTTAGTGAAGAAGGCAGGTGGAATTTTGATAGCGAAAACAAATATTCCTGAGTTAAATTTATGGACAGAATCAAGAAATCATTTGTATGGACAAACTTGCAATCCCTATGATACTACCAGGAATGTTGGAGGAAGTAGTGGTGGAGAAGCAGCTATAACTGCTGCTTGTGGAACTGCAATATCTATTGGTAGTGACATTGGTGGTTCCACTAGAATGCCAGCATTTTTCAATGGAGTTTTTGGACACAAACCGACTGAAGgtgttgatattttttaaacttcattctttataaatctatatagaGTTCTTATATGAATATTTGTAGGTTTGACACCATTAAAAGGTGTTGGACTTAGGAAAGTGGATTATTCTAATTCAATGGCTGAAGCAGGTCCCATTTGTAAAAAGGCAGAAGATTTAGCACCTTTTTTAAAGGTTTTAATTGGAGAGAAAGTATCCCTTTTACAGCTTGACGCACCAGTAGAcataaaaaagttgaaaattttttatcaaGAAAGTTCAGGCGATTTAAGAGCAAGCAAAGTAAACTCTGAAATGAAAACTGCCCTTTTGAAAGCTGTATACCACCTTAAAGAAGTTACTGGCTCTGCAACAAAAGTGAATGTCATATGATTAAGTAAATAGACTGGTACagtattttgattaattacatTGCATTAATATCTGACTTTTAATCAATCACAGATTAGACTACCCGGTTCTGAATACAGTTATCGCTTGTGGAGATTTTGGATGTCTCAAGaaaatttagatttcaaaTTGAGTATAACGAATGGACAGGTAATTtaggaaaatatattagatatgcactatatttaatgattatatttaaaagtgaTCTTTTTTAGTACCGTGCACGCGCAATTTCAGAAATCTATAAATTACTAACTGGAAAGTGTGAATTGACACTAGCAGcaattatgaaattgattgATGAAGATTTATTACCAAAAGATAATCCTGTATGGGCAAAGAATGTAACTGCAAAcatgaagaaatttttgttggTAAGTATTCGTAGTTTGAATACGTTGGtgtatttaaatacatatataaaacgatgactttcttgttttattctaGGACAAATTAGGAGATGATGGAGTTTTTATTTACCCATCTTCACCATTTCCAGCCAGTTATCATTACACTGCTTACTTGAGACCTTTTAATTTCGGATATTGGTGTCTCTTCAATGTCCTGAGACTACCAACCTGTCAAGTACCACTTGGATTAAGCAAAGATGGATTACCTGTTGGGGTACAGGTAAGAtatttactttctttaatttaaaaacactaAGTAAAagctgtaaatataatattattgaaattaatatttaggtTGTAGCCGCTCCGTATAAGGATCATTTATGTTTGGCTGTGGCACAAGAGTTGGAGAAATCATTTGGTGGTTGGGTACAGCCTTCTTAGACACGTAAAGTATAAACTTTGTGATTCAGTTTcctgtattaaatatacattgtgGTATCAGATAGGGTGGATAggcattattattaatgacataatattattaataacatcgtaatattactattcagaattttttaagttattttttatgtCAGCTAACAGTTTGAAGTAAGCAGCTGTTAACTGTGTAGCCTTAAGGTGTAATTaacttttgtaatatatatgaaTCCTTAAAAATCTACTTTTGAGTTGCTAATACAGAGGtgtcataaataaaatccttatgaactgtataatataatagaaaacacgggcactttattaaaaataaatacacctTATCCtcatattaaaacataaacaGTTAATAGTAAATTCGcaggaaaaaaaacgaattgGTGTTGTTATTTTCGATTACAGTTTTCatctttcgttaaaaaaaatcgtaccaTCTGCTTTGCTCTCTCATAaagaagttaattattttcatcagaTTTATTTGCCATTCTGTCGTAAAAAATCTGTAGGTACATTTTTAGGTAAGAATACCTAATGCTAGAATTGTAGAAAGTTAGTCCtatgataaaaaattttacttaatacATCAAAAACTCCAATTTGTACATTAGTTTGCAAATATCTGCTCCGTCACTCAAAGTCAATTCATTATCAACTGTTACtacaattgcataaaattgttaGTTATACATATCCCATTTGATTCCTTGATTTTCTACACATACGCGATTCGAGTGATCCGCGGCATTTACGTACGCGAACTTAACGCAacactaatatataataaaaaaaattttctattttcactttgtttctctaatagaattattacttgtttcgatgtatttttgtaataacataaattgaatgagtaaacaaatattataattcctACTTATTACGACGCCTACACCACTTCCGCAGAATGATATAAAGTTCTATCGGACAGGTTTCTAAAGGATGCAACAGCATAGCTACTTTTATGTCTCCATCAGAGAACTTATTTCGCAAGAATTGTGCTGCTTGTATTCTTTCTTTCACCATTTCTCTTCTTATATCCTCATCCCACCCCCATGGGATCACCCAGGATCTCAACCCCAAGTAATCCTCTGGATCCGACGTTAATTCCGTTTTCGATCCCAATTCTGAATCCAATCTCGAAGTTGTATTAGAATTGGTGAACGATCGAGCTTGATAGGAATCTGGTGCCGAAGCATTACGTGTTAAGTGTGCGTGACACC from Augochlora pura isolate Apur16 chromosome 5, APUR_v2.2.1, whole genome shotgun sequence harbors:
- the LOC144470492 gene encoding uncharacterized protein LOC144470492 — its product is MRKISKNKVNQAIEFLRINKKSKEKWQPELNEEEKLRKINSHCKVLHQYNTREKQHVIALI
- the LOC144470481 gene encoding fatty-acid amide hydrolase 2: MCTTIKNKEDDTCKDVLKMSRKVSLDCLKWIFVQVHMIFDFLVDILFGFYYDNKSRKVPPVKNDLLLLSATELADRIRTKKVTSLEVVTAFIERAKEVNGLINAVVENRYSDALEEAKEVDKRLEKSQNVDEIKKETPFLGVPFTTKESNEAKGMLHTMGLTTRRDYRSPEDATVVNLVKKAGGILIAKTNIPELNLWTESRNHLYGQTCNPYDTTRNVGGSSGGEAAITAACGTAISIGSDIGGSTRMPAFFNGVFGHKPTEGLTPLKGVGLRKVDYSNSMAEAGPICKKAEDLAPFLKVLIGEKVSLLQLDAPVDIKKLKIFYQESSGDLRASKVNSEMKTALLKAVYHLKEVTGSATKIRLPGSEYSYRLWRFWMSQENLDFKLSITNGQYRARAISEIYKLLTGKCELTLAAIMKLIDEDLLPKDNPVWAKNVTANMKKFLLDKLGDDGVFIYPSSPFPASYHYTAYLRPFNFGYWCLFNVLRLPTCQVPLGLSKDGLPVGVQVVAAPYKDHLCLAVAQELEKSFGGWVQPS